The following coding sequences are from one Thunnus maccoyii chromosome 17, fThuMac1.1, whole genome shotgun sequence window:
- the knl1 gene encoding uncharacterized protein knl1 isoform X4, producing the protein MEPLDPAKTDETGGFTKRRISSILKAPRKSIIFPDPVQQENAVKCAKPVEKRNSRRVSFAAANNVLLFSEDVNNASPAQSQLQELMTTTAATTQNRVQVAVTEDGIQQITGMETLLNAPLHASQQRDKVNFDSGHDFGEKTVMFSTDDAFMDTTHSHTINIANGAELLADFPHQNRTVFSSSGEKTMMFTADDASMDMTQSHTVNMISGPESLSTGRNVDISLSSSVPGLDPGFKNFLANLSKPSGSGVNPLIARMVPTAAATVDTNVSSSTHNLDPEFKNFLSNLSKPSEPSVNPVITRMTPTAGASFDATVETNSSLAKMKTRRSEVDKENQAPTSVSSIMEKSLNKPRNIRESSFGGALCPEDDISMDMTEAQTGRIVGFADDDDPFQCLFPTQEMYSRSDRGSKSAENLKTSQQQSSKTQGSSDPKAVVTGNRVQKVITEEGHRHTADMTSLKNPSLRASRQSMSKVNFGTEDECREKTIRFTADDALMDVTQSHTVNIASGLLAPSNQSLDVFRSCGKMDHASSLEERQGATEKDFNPEFKDFLSNLSKPSEPSVNPVITRMTPTAGASFDATVETNSSLAKMKTRRSEVDKENQAPTSVSSIMEKSQNKPKNIRESSFGGALCPEDDISMDMTEAQTGRIVGFADDDDPFQCLFPTQEMYSRSDRGSKSAESLKTSQQQSSKTQGSSDLKVVTGNRVQKVITEEGRRHTADMMSLKNPSLRASRQSMSKVNFGTEDECREKTIRFTADDALMDVTQSHTVNIASGLLAPPSQSFDIYSLASLSNPMAPTAVASSKETVDTNSSLAQLKTQRADLGKETRSSGESFNGGTICPEDDISMDMTEAQTGRIIGMMGTDDSLQCLFPTQDTYPPSGNLKRAEATLQQQSSEGLGSSNTKGLETSLKASLKTKMQRHPVKFDTQDNGTEKTVRFTVNDAAMDVTQSYTVNIVTDFEPLSHQNVDFLPTGGEKTMRFTANDAAMDVTRSHTINIATDLKPQLDQNVHFLPACGEKTVRFTANDAAMDVTQSHTVNIATDLEPLSHQNVDFLPTGGEKTMRFTANDAAMDVTRSHTVNIATDLEPLSHQNVDFLPTGGEKTMRFTANDAAMDVTRSHTVNIATDLEPQLDQNVHFLPAGREKTMRFTANVAAMDVTRSHTVNIATDLELQSHQNVDFLPTGGEKTMRFTTNDAAMDVTRSHTVNIATDLVSDSVLSQKQGPNILSTCGNMDFPPVETTVKKRGETSSSRRNRSSSALSLDPGFKNVLSKQSGSWVNPVITKAVATSFQETVDTNGFLGQHKTQKAGVNNENEAPGGVSAIMEKSVNKTTKKGGSSNGNSDHTEDDVSIDIMEAQTGRILGETCTDEPPQCLSSTQDRYASSDRSKKTDITLQRSKEALEPSNPDGGEITNLPDSPDSNETKTRKKPELRNETSPLSQKLKNSPSAVDHDVDAFPSRKSRRMSLADLQSKARRLSHMINTSPDTVAMDSCTAPLPELDHDLDKTKTKSLPVVEPELEMGLANTEGNTQAQCPPQGEQTSTTTTPFKLNTKHLVSRLSMGGFKPKLPQRSKTGHPKKVDSSHVNSMGEHTRTKTISAPNQLSNLDNDVSDIYDEELGSFEDLSETLVTRSPQKVTEKVSPSQESNMDEALEDDEFEEDFLSAVQGKKRPLPEDENNTKDEKRIKASVETSVDIVEMGLQSHVTECDGNITTAPSMTTQTMDFSNNTHTTNSKCEATFESTFKHSLFESQLEDYANDVQKKLDDGTITTLEFFKLFNIDFVIHNPRQSVLPGRPNTDRTPMDLLKDRHIIRPKQMVYETDVLNLTEQVEGLKVRMRDLDKPLKIINRPLWEEMRNCSEKEFKSFGAKLKERNNFFRKTSKVQSHEMKEILYTNLVQANREEQQKLRGTIEEADEMIKSLDNCISQLETELAAVEEKGTDDKPSLKLLQEGLKQITETMADNERQIAELEMQKKQNSSKLNRLKAETRNFESHIDMLHTVNEWRFGEKRGNCTFYTLLHETLYLHLMYENSNGNDADKETDRKISDITFKFQLDDEKSQCHARLVHKLVSQYIEGETAWVEKYPTHGHVRMLLHDVGLVVSHCRLLGEEVRLLKMWGGLRLDILDISCVDTQVRIVFSSLKKFSKFEVIFSVSLTGYFYVLQVESFKNIIGSTTIQQIEEIVASFSPARNVLTKTVKKIHDNLLR; encoded by the exons ATGGAGCCTCTAGATCCTGCCAAGACTGA TGAAACCGGTGGATTCACCAAGAGGCGCATTTCTTCT attttgaaAGCACCACGGAAATCAATCATATTCCCTGACCCAGTGCAACAGGAAAATGCG GTGAAATGTGCCAAACCTGTGGAAAAGAGGAATTCAAGAAGAGTCAGTTTTGCCGCTGCCAACAATGTTCTTCTGTTTTCAGA GGATGTGAACAATGCCTCTCCTGCCCAAAGTCAATTACAAGAGTTAATGACAACAA cagcagcaaccacacAAAATAG GGTCCAGGTGGCAGTCACTGAAGATGGGATTCAACAAATCACAG GAATGGAGACCCTATTGAATGCTCCTCTACATGCCTCTCAACAAAGGGATAAG GTCAACTTTGACTCTGGGCATGACTTCGGGGAGAAAACTGTGATGTTTTCTACAGATGATGCATTCATGGACACGACCCACAGTCACACTATAAACATTGCCAACGGTGCAGAATTACTTGCAGATTTCCCGCATCAAAACAGAACCGTTTTCTCCTCAAGTGGAGAAAAAACGATGATGTTCACTGCGGATGATGCATCCATGGATATGACCCAAAGCCATACAGTAAACATGATCAGTGGGCCAGAATCGCTATCCACTGGCAGAAACGTGGATATCAGTCTTTCCTCGTCAGTGCCTGGTTTGGATCCAGGATTTAAAAACTTCCTTGCGAATCTCTCAAAGCCCAGTGGATCCGGTGTTAATCCTCTGATTGCTCGAATGGTTCCGACCGCTGCAGCAACCGTTGACACAAACGTATCCTCGTCAACGCATAATTTGGATCCAGAATTTAAAAACTTCCTCTCGAATCTCTCAAAACCAAGTGAACCCAGTGTTAATCCTGTGATCACCAGAATGACACCTACTGCCGGAGCCTCCTTTGACGCCACTGTGGAGACAAACAGCTCCCTGGCCAAGATGAAAACACGGAGGTCTGAAGTGGATAAAGAAAATCAGGCTCCAACTTCTGTTTCATCTATTATGGAGAAGTCATTAAATAAACCCAGGAATATTAGAGAATCATCCTTTGGAGGTGCACTCTGTCCTGAAGATGATATAAGCATGGACATGACTGAAGCTCAGACAGGCCGCATCGTGGGATtcgctgatgatgatgatccttttcagtgtctttttcCCACACAAGAAATGTACTCCCGCTCTGACAGAGGGTCAAAGTCAGCAGAGAACCTGAAGACCTCACAACAGCAGAGCAGTAAAACACAAGGATCATCTGACCCAAAAG CAGTCGTGACTGGAAATAG GGTGCAGAAGGTGATCACTGAAGAAGGGCATCGACACACAGCTG ATATGACGTCCTTGAAGAATCCGTCTCTACGTGCTTCTCGTCAAAGCATGTCAAAG gTCAACTTTGGCACAGAAGATgaatgcagagagaaaacaataagATTCACAGCAGATGATGCGTTAATGGACGTGACTCAGAGTCACACTGTTAACATTGCCAGTGGTCTACTAGCTCCTTCAAACCAGAGTCTTGACGTATTTCGCAGTTGTGGAAAAATGGACCATGCTTCATCTTTGGAAGAGAGACAAGGTGCAACTGAGAAGGATTTCAATCCAGAATTTAAAGACTTCCTCTCGAATCTCTCAAAACCAAGTGAACCCAGTGTTAATCCTGTGATCACCAGAATGACACCTACTGCCGGAGCCTCCTTTGACGCCACTGTGGAGACAAACAGCTCCCTGGCCAAGATGAAAACACGGAGGTCTGAAGTGGATAAAGAAAATCAGGCTCCAACTTCTGTTTCATCTATTATGGAGAAGTCACAGAATAAACCCAAAAATATTAGAGAATCATCCTTTGGAGGTGCACTCTGTCCTGAAGATGATATAAGCATGGACATGACTGAAGCTCAGACAGGCCGCATCGTGGGATtcgctgatgatgatgatccttttcagtgtctttttcCCACACAAGAAATGTACTCCCGCTCTGACAGAGGGTCAAAGTCAGCAGAGAGCCTGAAGACCTCACAACAGCAGAGCAGTAAAACACAAGGATCATCTGACCTGAAGG TCGTGACTGGAAATAG GGTGCAGAAGGTGATCACTGAAGAAGGGCGTCGACACACAGCTG ATATGATGTCCTTGAAGAATCCGTCTCTACGTGCTTCTCGTCAAAGCATGTCAAAG GTCAACTTTGGCACAGAAGATgaatgcagagagaaaacaataagATTCACAGCAGATGATGCATTAATGGACGTGACTCAGAGTCACACTGTTAACATTGCCAGCGGTCTATTAGCTCCTCCAAGCCAGAGTTTTGACATATACTCCCTTGCAAGCCTTTCCAACCCAATGGCTCCGACTGCTGTAGCATCCTCCAAAGAAACTGTTGACACAAACAGCTCCCTGGCCCAGCTTAAAACACAGAGGGCTGATCTTGGAAAAGAAACCAGGAGCAGTGGGGAATCATTTAATGGAGGTACAATCTGTCCTGAAGATGACATAAGCATGGACATGACAGAAGCTCAGACAGGCCGCATTATAGGAATGATGGGTACAGATGACTCTCTGCAGTGTCTTTTCCCCACACAAGACACGTACCCACCAAGTGGTAATTTGAAGAGGGCAGAGGCGACTTTGCAACAGCAGAGCAGTGAAGGATTGGGATCATCCAACACTAAAG GTCTAGAAACCTCATTGAAGGCTTCTTTAAAGACCAAGATGCAAAGACATCCG GTCAAGTTTGATACTCAAGACAACGGCACAGAGAAAACAGTGAGGTTCACTGTAAATGATGCAGCAATGGATGTGACACAAAGTTACACTGTAAACATTGTCACTGATTTTGAACCACTGTCACACCAAAATGTGGACTTTTTACCTACTGGCGGAGAGAAGACAATGAGGTTCACTGCAAATGATGCCGCAATGGATGTGACACGAAGTCACACTATAAACATTGCCACTGATTTGAAGCCACAATTGGAccaaaatgtgcattttttacCTGCTTGTGGAGAGAAGACAGTGAGGTTTACTGCAAATGATGCAGCGATGGATGTGACACAAAGTCACACTGTAAACATTGCCACTGATTTGGAACCGCTGTCACACCAAAATGTGGACTTTTTACCTACTGGCGGAGAGAAGACAATGAGGTTCACTGCAAATGATGCCGCAATGGATGTGACACGAAGTCACACTGTAAACATTGCCACTGATTTGGAACCGCTGTCACACCAAAATGTGGACTTTTTACCTACTGGCGGAGAGAAGACAATGAGGTTCACTGCAAATGATGCCGCAATGGATGTGACACGAAGTCACACTGTAAACATTGCCACTGATTTGGAGCCACAATTGGACCAAAATGTGCACTTTTTACCTGCTGGCAGAGAGAAGACAATGAGGTTCACTGCAAATGTTGCAGCAATGGATGTGACACGAAGTCACACTGTAAACATTGCCACTGATTTGGAACTGCAGTCACACCAAAATGTGGACTTTTTACCTACTGGCGGAGAGAAGACAATGAGGTTCACCACAAATGATGCAGCAATGGATGTGACACGAAGTCACACTGTAAACATTGCCACTGATTTGGTATCAGATTCTGTTCTTTCACAAAAACAAGGTCCTAACATTTTATCCACCTGCGGAAACATGGATTTTCCACCTGTGGAAACAACTGTAAAGAAGAGAGGTGAGACATCAAGTTCACGAAGAAACAGATCCTCATCAGCACTCAGTTTGGATCCAGGATTTAAAAACGTACTGTCCAAGCAGAGTGGATCCTGGGTTAATCCTGTGATCACCAAAGCAGTGGCAACATCCTTTCAAGAAACTGTTGACACAAACGGCTTTCTGGGCCAGCATAAAACACAGAAAGCTGGTGTGAACAATGAAAACGAAGCTCCAGGTGGTGTTTCAGCTATCATGGAGAAGTCtgtaaataaaaccacaaagaaaGGAGGATCATCTAATGGGAATTCAGACCATACAGAGGACGATGTAAGCATAGATATCATGGAGGCTCAAACAGGACGCATTTTGGGAGAAACGTGTACAGATGAACCGCCTCAATGTCTTTCTTCCACACAAGACAGGTACGCCAGTTCTGACCGTTCGAAGAAAACTGATATAACTTTACAACGAAGCAAAGAAGCACTGGAACCATCTAACCCTGATGGTGGGGAAATCACAAACCTTCCAGATTCTCCTGACTCAAATGAAACTAAGACCAGGAAAAAGCCTGAACTAAGAAATGAAACTAGTCCTTTATCACAGAAGTTGAAAAATTCCCCCAGTGCAGTTGACCATGATGTTGATGCCTTTCCTTCACGCAAGTCTAGACGAATGAGTTTAGCTGATCTCCAGTCAAAAGCAAGGCGTTTGAGCCACATGATAAATACATCTCCTGATACTGTTGCCATGGACAGCTGCACAGCACCTTTGCCTGAGTTGGACCACGACTTggacaaaaccaaaaccaaatcCCTGCCTGTTGTGGAGCCTGAACTTGAAATGGGTTTGGCAAACACTGAAGGAAATACACAAGCTCAATGTCCTCCACAAGGAGAGCAAACATCAACTACTACAACTCCTTTCAAACTGAATACTAAACATCTTGTGTCAAGACTCTCCATGGGAGGCTTTAAGCCAAAACTCCCCCAAAGAAGCAAAACTGGCCATCCAAAGAAGGTGGACTCAAGTCATGTGAATTCCATGGGAGAACATACAAGGACAAAAACCATCAGTGCTCCCAATCAACTGAGCAACTTGGACAATGATGTGAGTGATATTTATGATGAAGAGCTTGGTAGCTTTGAAGATTTATCAGAAACTCTGGTCACAAGGAGTCCTCAGAAAGTCACAGAAAAAGTGAGTCCCTCCCAAGAGAGCAACATGGATGAGGCTTTAGAGGATGACGAATTTGAAGAGGACTTTCTCAGTGCTGTTCAAGGAAAAAAGAGACCTTTGCCAGAAGATGAAAATAATACGAAGGATGAGAAGAGAATAAAAGCATCTGTTGAGACAAGCGTTGACATTGTTGAAATG GGATTACAGTCTCATGTTACGGAGTGTGATGGTAACATTACTACAGCTCCGAGCATGACCACACAGACTATGGATTTCTCCAACAATACTCACACAACCAACAGCAAATGTGAAGCTACATTTGAGTCCA cttttaaacACAGCCTCTTTGAATCCCAGCTTGAAGACTATGCCAATGATGTACAGAAG AAACTGGATGACGGCACCATTACAACGTTAGAGTTCTTTAAACTCTTCAACATAGACTTTGTCATCCATAATCCTCGGCAAAGTGTCCTTCCTGGCAGA cccAACACGGATCGTACACCAATGGATTTATTGAAAGACAGACACATTATCCGTCCTAAACAGATGGTCTATGAGACAGACGTCCTGAACCTCACAGAACAGGTGGAAGG GTTAAAGGTCCGAATGCGGGATCTAGACAAACCTCTGAAGATCATTAATAGACCTTTGTGGGAAGAGATGAGAAATTGTTCAGAGAAGGAG TTCAAATCGTTTGGTGCAAAactaaaagagagaaacaactTCTTCAGAAAGACCAGCAAAGTTCAGTCACATGAAATGAAGGAAATCCTGTACACAAATCTTGTTCAGGCTAATCGG gaggagcaacagaagTTGAGAGGGACGATTGAGGAGGCAgatgagatgataaaaagtCTGGATAACTGCATAAGTCAATTAGAAACAG aactTGCAGCAGTTGAAGAGAAAGGCACTGACGACAAACCAAGTCTGAAATTGCTTCAAGAAG GATTGAAGCAAATCACAGAAACAATGGCTGATAACGAGCG ACAAATAGCTGAACTGGAGATGCAGAAGAAGCAGAATTCAAGTAAACTGAACAGGCTGAAAGCTGAGACGAGGAACTTTGAGAGCCACATCGACATGCTGCATAC GGTGAATGAATGGAGGtttggagagaagagaggaaactgCACTTTCTACACTCTCCTCCATGAAACCTTGTATCTGCATTTGATGTATGAAAACTCCAATG gaAATGATGCTGATAAAGAGACTGATCGCAAAATATCAGACATCACTTTCAAATTTCAACTTGATG